The Phormidium yuhuli AB48 DNA window TTTCGTCTTGCAGGCTCAAGGCTGATAACGATTGCAAGCCTACTGTTTAAGCGATGCGTTGCGGCCGTTTCGTCTTGCAGGCTCAAGGCTGATAACGATTGTAAGCCTACTGTCTAAGCGATGCGTTCCGGCAAGTTTGAATCGATGGGTCTAGGTTACAACCTCAACTGATGCCGGAACACATCCTACCCCTGTTCCCTGTTCCCTGTTCCCTGTTCCCTGTTCCTTATTCCTCCTCTCCATGGCACTCGTAAACCAACGCTATCGAATTTTAGAATCTCTCGGACGAGGAGGCTTTGGCGAGACGTTTCTCGTAGAAGACACGCAAATGCCCTCCCGACGGCGTTGTGTGCTAAAGCAGCTGAACCCCAGCAGTCGGGATGCGGCGACACAGCGGCTGATTGAGGACCGCTTTGGGCGAGAGGCGGCAATTTTGGAGTCTCTTGGGGAGAATCATCCTCAGATTCCTCGCCTTTATGCGTATTTTAGGGAGAATGAACAGTTCTATCTGGTTCAGGAGTGGATTGAGGGGCTGACGCTGACGGAACGGCTGAATCAGCAGGGGCGGTTGTCGGAGGCTGAGGTGCGTGGGCTGTTGCGGGATGTGCTGCCGGTGTTGGCGTTTGTTCATCAGCAGCGGATTGTCCATCGGGATATTAAGCCGGATAACATTATTTTGCGGCATCGTGATGGCAAGCCGGTGTTAATTGATTTTGGGGCGGTGCGGGAGACGATGACGACGGTGATGACGGGGTCAGGTTCTCCCACCAGTAGCATTGTGATTGGGACGCCGGGCTTTATGTCCAGTGAACAGGCGGCGGGCCGACCCCTGTTTTCCAGTGACCTTTATAGTTTGGGTTTGACGGCGATTTTTCTGTTGACGGGTAAGCTTCCTCAGGATTTGCCCAGCGATCCTCGGACTGGGGAGATTTCTTGGCAATCTCTGCTGACACTTCAGGATCGGCGTTTGGGGGAGGTGTTGAATCGGGCGATCGCATCTCATCCTCGCGATCGCTTCCCCAGTGCCAATGAGATGCTAGCGGCATTGGAGGGGTCGCCATCTCCCCCGGTGGCGGCGACAATGCCCCCTCCAACCTATTATGAGCCGACGGTGGCGGTGGCCCCCGGTTGGCAGAGCAGTAGTCCGCCGGAAACTCAGGTCACTCAAGCGGTGACGCCTCGGGGACCGGAGCGTATCTCCCCGAGTCCAGTGATGTATGGTTCTGAGTCTTCTGGGGGCAAGAAGGGGGTTCTCCTGCTGGCTCTATTACTGGGGGTCGTGGGTGGGGGAGTGATGGCCACGATAGCACTCCAGCCGCGCGATCGCGCTGGCCGAGATGAGGAGCCGGTGGTAGTCTCCCCAACTCCAGAACCGACTCCTGTGGCTACACCCACGCCGACGCCAACCCCCACGCCGACGCCGACACCCACGCCAACCCCCACCCCGACGCCCACGCCAACCCCGACGCCAGAACCCACCCCGGAACCTACCCCGGAACCTACCCCGGAACCCACCCCGGAACCTCGCCCTTCAATCCGTGATGCAACGCGGGACTATTATGCGGTCTTAGGGGGGGATGATATCTACAATCTCAGTTTGGGCTGGAATATGTTGTCGCAGGATATGCAAAATAATCCAAGGCTGCATCCTGATGGCTTTGAGAGTTATCAGGAGTGGTGGAGTAGTGTGGAATCGGTGAGAGTCAATGAGATTCGCGTTTTGGAGGAAGAGCGGGATCAGGCCCGGGTTGAGGTGAGTGTGACCTATCAGATGGAGGATGGCCGGGTGTCTAATGACCGACAGCAGCTAATTTGGCGCTGGCAGGAGTCGGGGAATCTCTGGGTGATTGATGGAACGCGACGCCCGTAGAGGGACTGTTGGGGGTGGGGGTAATCTCCTTGAGGGGATTAGAGGGAGATGAGATGGGTATTTTGGGAGACGAGGTCTTCTTTGCTTAGGTTTTTGCCGAGCTGGTTGGGATGGATATAGACCTCAAGTTCTGCGAGACATTGGGAATCGAGGGCGGCGAGGGTTTCTAGGGCCTGTTTCTGTTCGTCTTCGGAATGGACGGGGGAGAAGATGGGTTCGAGATGGTCGCTGATGAGGAGGAGGGTGACAAGGACATATTCACTCTCGCCCTCGGTATCTGGGGAGGATTCGGGACGGTCCTGAACTCGTTCTAGGAGGTTGAGGTGTTGGAAGGCTTTGTCGACTCGTTCGGCTTGCTTGTAGTGGATGGAGTTGGCCCAGATATGGGTCCAGGATTCTGGGTTTCGCAGCAGCGTCAGGGCAATGTCTTGGAGGAGTTGGGCGCGATCGCCAGATGTCCTGGGGGTTCGTTGGCTAAGCTCCAGCAGCTCGGTATGGAGATTGTCAACTTGTCCGAGAAGGGCAAGTTGCAGTTTGGTGACGGTTGCGCTTTGCCGAGGGGAGGGAGTGGGGGTAAAGGGTTGGCTGTTTGGGGAGTTCTCCTGAAATTCTTGAGCTTTGCGCAGTAGGAACATCCCTAGGAAGATGAGGATGAAGAGAAAATCTATGAAACCTAGGGGACGGGAACGGCGGGAACCGGTACCTGAGGAACCGCCAATTCCTCGACTGCTGCGACTGGTGGAGCGAGACCGGGAGGAGCCACGAGAACGAGAACGCCCAAATGAGCCACCTCGGCTGCGGCCACCTCCACCTCGTCGGGCTTCGACTTGTTCTAGGCCAACTTCTAGGGAGGGGTTGGATGGTGGACCGTGAATTTGCAGACCGTTGACGGAGAGAACAGCCAGGAGACTGGTCAGGAAAAGAAGTAAACGCTGCATGGGGGTAAGCCGGAGGTCTTTCCGAGGTGAGTCGTCCGGTTCCACGTTAACACCGTGATTTGCTGGCCTGTGTGGTTAAACCCTGACTGTTGAGGGGATCGGCTATAGGGACGATCGCCCCTGATTCCGATGAGTCAACCCAGACAGAGGGATGGCGTGTTACGACGTAACGTTTCATTAAAAAGCCGATGACGAGATTTGAACTCGTGACCGCTCGATTACGAATCGAGTGCTCTACCACTGAGCTACATCGGCAAACAATTTACTATTTTAACATCTTTTGGGGACTTGTCAATGGAGGAGTTGGCAAGAATCTGCGCCGGTGAGCGGATCGGAGGCGGAGAGTTTGTTACACTGGGGGATGTTCTCTTGTCTAAGCCTGTACGGCGCACTCTTATGCAGAAACGCACTCCCCTCGAAACGACTAATTTGATGCGTCGCGCGGAGGAACTGGTCGACGCGGCATCGAACCGTTATCGTATCACTGTCCAGGTGGCGAACCGCGCGAAACGGCGGCGTTATGAGGATTTTGATAATTTGGATGAGCCGGGGATGAAACCGGTGGTGCGGGCGATTGTGGAGATGTCGGACGAGCTGACGCAACCGGAAATTATTGGTGACTAGCTTGGGGTGGTGTTGGTGATTCTTGTGTCTTATTTTTGACCTGGCTTGGACTTGTTATGTCTTCCCGATTGCAAAAGCGATTAACTCATGTGCTGGTGATTGCCTTAAGTCTGATGGCGTTGACGGTGGTGGCGGCCCGGGGGGGCGAGTTGCGATCGCCCTCTGGGGGGGATGAGCCGGGGATGATGCTGGTGCAACGACCTCGGGAAACTCGGGATATCTGGCGCCAGGTGTACGAGTTGATGCCGGAGTTACCTCGGGAGGATCAGTATGTGAGCCGGGAGACGGGGGAGGTGGATGAGGAGAATACTCTCATCTCACGGCTGGTTCGCTATCACATTTTTGTCAGGGGACGTCCTCACCCCTTTCGCTTAGATTGGCGGCTGACGCTGGCGGATTATTTGGGGGCCCATGAGCGCATGAGTTGGGAGACGTATCCGGGGGCGAATGTGTTGACGGAGAATCCGTTGGCGGGGGACCAGGCGGCGATCGCCAGTTTAAGTCGTCAGGAGCGCGATCGCTTGGTTCATGTGTTGACGAGTCTTTTTAATCCTGATTATCTGGCTCTGTTGGAGCAGCAGGCGAACCGGGAGTTAGCGGTGGCGGAGGAGGCTCCGGAGGAACTGGAGTGGGAAGAGACGCCGCAACGCCAGATT harbors:
- a CDS encoding serine/threonine-protein kinase, encoding MALVNQRYRILESLGRGGFGETFLVEDTQMPSRRRCVLKQLNPSSRDAATQRLIEDRFGREAAILESLGENHPQIPRLYAYFRENEQFYLVQEWIEGLTLTERLNQQGRLSEAEVRGLLRDVLPVLAFVHQQRIVHRDIKPDNIILRHRDGKPVLIDFGAVRETMTTVMTGSGSPTSSIVIGTPGFMSSEQAAGRPLFSSDLYSLGLTAIFLLTGKLPQDLPSDPRTGEISWQSLLTLQDRRLGEVLNRAIASHPRDRFPSANEMLAALEGSPSPPVAATMPPPTYYEPTVAVAPGWQSSSPPETQVTQAVTPRGPERISPSPVMYGSESSGGKKGVLLLALLLGVVGGGVMATIALQPRDRAGRDEEPVVVSPTPEPTPVATPTPTPTPTPTPTPTPTPTPTPTPTPTPEPTPEPTPEPTPEPTPEPRPSIRDATRDYYAVLGGDDIYNLSLGWNMLSQDMQNNPRLHPDGFESYQEWWSSVESVRVNEIRVLEEERDQARVEVSVTYQMEDGRVSNDRQQLIWRWQESGNLWVIDGTRRP
- a CDS encoding DUF1517 domain-containing protein; the encoded protein is MQRLLLFLTSLLAVLSVNGLQIHGPPSNPSLEVGLEQVEARRGGGGRSRGGSFGRSRSRGSSRSRSTSRSSRGIGGSSGTGSRRSRPLGFIDFLFILIFLGMFLLRKAQEFQENSPNSQPFTPTPSPRQSATVTKLQLALLGQVDNLHTELLELSQRTPRTSGDRAQLLQDIALTLLRNPESWTHIWANSIHYKQAERVDKAFQHLNLLERVQDRPESSPDTEGESEYVLVTLLLISDHLEPIFSPVHSEDEQKQALETLAALDSQCLAELEVYIHPNQLGKNLSKEDLVSQNTHLISL
- a CDS encoding DNA-directed RNA polymerase subunit omega; translated protein: MQKRTPLETTNLMRRAEELVDAASNRYRITVQVANRAKRRRYEDFDNLDEPGMKPVVRAIVEMSDELTQPEIIGD